One window of the Maylandia zebra isolate NMK-2024a linkage group LG19, Mzebra_GT3a, whole genome shotgun sequence genome contains the following:
- the coa8 gene encoding cytochrome c oxidase assembly factor 8 isoform X2 produces the protein MAARTAAAARRSTWRSFCPSSLRLSAGSSRLCSSKQATQKDKPRSTYRPEPSSTHDWVGPPNSLSNIRPIIYHIPENETELEKRLRNLRQDTEDWNHNFWAKQNITFSKEKEAFVISQLKAKGLTLRDQDGRRRSLNSEEMATFYKSFLDKNRVRHANYNKEWYRRNFTITLLLARVTLNSMWRTVTERQSSKKNGTPTS, from the exons ATGGCCGCCAGGACAGCTGCAGCTGCGAGACGGTCGACATGGAGGAGCTTCTGTCCTTCCAGTCTCCGCTTATCTGCAGGTAGCAGTCGGCTCTGCAGCTCCAAACAGGCAACCCAGAAGGACAAGCCA AGATCTACATATAGACCAGAACCCAGCTCCACACATGACTGGGTCGGTCCACCAAACTCGCTCTCCAACATACGGCCAATTATTTACCACATCCCGGAGAATGAAACAGAGCTGGAGAAACGGCTGAGAAACCTGAGGCAGGACACAGAGGACTGGAACCACAATTTCTGGGCCAAGCAGAACATCACCTTCAGCAAG GAAAAAGAAGCTTTTGTCATTTCACAGCTGAAGGCAAAAGGCTTGACTCTGCGTGATCAGGACG GACGACGGCGGTCCCTGAACAGCGAAGAGATGGCCACGTTTTACAAAAGCTTCCtggacaaaaacagagtacGACATGCAAATTACAACAA GGAATGGTACAGACGTAACTTTACCATCACCTTGCTCTTGGCTCGAGTCACCCTAAACAGTATGTGGAGGACAGTTACGGAAAGACAGAGCAGCAAGAAAAACGGCACTCCTACCAGCTGA
- the coa8 gene encoding cytochrome c oxidase assembly factor 8 isoform X1 yields the protein MAARTAAAARRSTWRSFCPSSLRLSAGSSRLCSSKQATQKDKPVNRSTYRPEPSSTHDWVGPPNSLSNIRPIIYHIPENETELEKRLRNLRQDTEDWNHNFWAKQNITFSKEKEAFVISQLKAKGLTLRDQDGRRRSLNSEEMATFYKSFLDKNRVRHANYNKEWYRRNFTITLLLARVTLNSMWRTVTERQSSKKNGTPTS from the exons ATGGCCGCCAGGACAGCTGCAGCTGCGAGACGGTCGACATGGAGGAGCTTCTGTCCTTCCAGTCTCCGCTTATCTGCAGGTAGCAGTCGGCTCTGCAGCTCCAAACAGGCAACCCAGAAGGACAAGCCAGTAAAT AGATCTACATATAGACCAGAACCCAGCTCCACACATGACTGGGTCGGTCCACCAAACTCGCTCTCCAACATACGGCCAATTATTTACCACATCCCGGAGAATGAAACAGAGCTGGAGAAACGGCTGAGAAACCTGAGGCAGGACACAGAGGACTGGAACCACAATTTCTGGGCCAAGCAGAACATCACCTTCAGCAAG GAAAAAGAAGCTTTTGTCATTTCACAGCTGAAGGCAAAAGGCTTGACTCTGCGTGATCAGGACG GACGACGGCGGTCCCTGAACAGCGAAGAGATGGCCACGTTTTACAAAAGCTTCCtggacaaaaacagagtacGACATGCAAATTACAACAA GGAATGGTACAGACGTAACTTTACCATCACCTTGCTCTTGGCTCGAGTCACCCTAAACAGTATGTGGAGGACAGTTACGGAAAGACAGAGCAGCAAGAAAAACGGCACTCCTACCAGCTGA